A window from Tistrella bauzanensis encodes these proteins:
- a CDS encoding SDR family NAD(P)-dependent oxidoreductase, which translates to MSIPSASTPPEMPVILISGATSGIGQATALAFARQGARLMLGGRDAARGQSVLRACRDAGAEAAFIAGDLAEPGAAGVLVDAAIDRFGRLDIAFNNAAIQEPRALLADQPAEMLARVVATNLLGLVEAMQAQIRAMLPRGGVIINNASASGVRNAYPGVAVYSASKAAVISLTRSAAMEYGPQGIRINAISPGRVETPMLMGPIMRGSGVADAATIAAGLPLRRLGQPHEVAAAVLWLASDAAGFIAGHNLCVDGGFLAQ; encoded by the coding sequence ATGTCAATCCCATCCGCGTCGACACCACCTGAGATGCCCGTCATCCTGATCTCGGGCGCCACCTCGGGCATCGGCCAGGCCACCGCCCTCGCCTTCGCGCGCCAGGGAGCACGCCTGATGCTGGGCGGCCGCGATGCCGCGCGTGGGCAGTCGGTGCTTCGTGCCTGCCGCGACGCTGGCGCCGAGGCCGCATTCATCGCGGGGGATCTGGCCGAGCCCGGCGCCGCCGGTGTCCTGGTCGACGCCGCGATCGACCGCTTCGGCCGCCTCGACATCGCCTTCAACAATGCCGCGATCCAGGAACCGCGCGCCCTGCTCGCCGACCAGCCCGCAGAGATGCTGGCCCGGGTGGTGGCGACCAACCTGCTCGGTCTGGTCGAGGCGATGCAGGCGCAGATCCGGGCTATGCTGCCCCGGGGCGGCGTCATCATCAACAACGCCTCGGCCAGCGGCGTGCGCAATGCCTATCCGGGGGTGGCGGTCTATTCGGCATCCAAGGCGGCGGTGATCTCGCTGACGCGCTCGGCGGCGATGGAATACGGGCCGCAGGGCATACGGATCAATGCGATCTCGCCCGGACGGGTGGAAACGCCGATGCTGATGGGGCCGATCATGAGGGGATCTGGCGTCGCCGATGCCGCCACCATCGCCGCCGGCCTGCCGCTGCGCCGGTTGGGCCAGCCGCACGAGGTTGCAGCCGCGGTGCTGTGGCTGGCCTCGGATGCCGCCGGGTTCATTGCCGGCCATAACCTATGTGTCGATGGTGGCTTTCTGGCGCAATAG
- a CDS encoding helix-turn-helix transcriptional regulator encodes MAKHDPRNQAIYRTDRQIAGVGLLTAAFSTLVFAPHVHEELVIAITEQGAGRCVTRGLSSVGTPQTVMVFNPGEPHEGGVAGAQGWHYRSLYVGAGLLDLARDRLFDRRIALPYFRDSVVTDPDLAALVVRAHQALELRETRLIRETLLLGALAGLFSRHGNPAPPQARPGRERRPIRKVVSLMRDAPAHDWSLAELADTAGMSPFHFCRAFRRETGLTPHLYLTQIRLNLARDALARGAGLADAALAAGFYDQSHLTRHFKRSYGITPGRYVAGLG; translated from the coding sequence ATGGCGAAACACGATCCACGCAATCAGGCAATCTATCGCACCGACCGGCAGATCGCCGGTGTGGGCCTGCTGACCGCCGCCTTCAGCACCCTGGTCTTCGCCCCCCATGTCCACGAGGAACTGGTGATCGCGATCACCGAACAGGGGGCCGGGCGCTGCGTCACCCGCGGGCTCTCGTCTGTCGGCACGCCACAGACGGTGATGGTGTTCAACCCCGGTGAACCACATGAAGGCGGCGTTGCCGGCGCTCAAGGCTGGCATTATCGCAGCCTGTATGTCGGTGCCGGGCTGCTGGATCTGGCCCGGGACCGGTTGTTCGACCGCCGCATCGCCCTGCCCTATTTCCGCGACAGCGTGGTCACTGATCCGGATCTGGCGGCGCTGGTGGTACGGGCCCATCAGGCGCTGGAACTGCGCGAGACGCGGCTGATCCGCGAAACGCTGTTGCTGGGTGCGCTGGCCGGACTGTTCAGCCGCCATGGCAATCCGGCACCACCGCAGGCCCGGCCGGGACGCGAGCGGCGGCCGATACGGAAGGTGGTATCCCTGATGCGCGACGCCCCGGCCCATGACTGGTCGCTGGCCGAACTGGCAGACACTGCCGGGATGAGCCCGTTTCATTTCTGCCGGGCCTTCCGCAGGGAAACCGGCCTGACACCGCATCTGTATCTGACCCAGATCCGCCTGAACCTGGCCCGCGACGCGCTGGCGCGCGGTGCAGGCCTCGCGGATGCCGCCCTCGCCGCCGGCTTTTACGATCAGAGCCATCTGACCCGCCATTTCAAGCGCAGCTATGGCATCACCCCCGGCCGCTATGTCGCGGGCCTTGGCTGA
- a CDS encoding GntR family transcriptional regulator, producing MTDPLAFAAPAPKRPLPRTRTEALRQQLADEIVSGALEPGTPLDENELARRFGVSRTPVREAIRQLAASGLVMSRAHRGAVVALPTPRELDDMFRAMAELEALCAGLCAIEMTPEDRRQLQALHERMGQMMRDGLRDQYAAANDVFHGLIYTGTGNSYLAEMALATRVRVSPFRRAQFRARGRLAQSNREHEAVVQAIMRGDRQTATDLMRDHIMIVKDAYASVSLRD from the coding sequence ATGACCGATCCTCTTGCGTTCGCAGCCCCGGCCCCCAAACGCCCTTTGCCCCGCACCCGCACCGAGGCCCTGCGCCAGCAACTCGCCGACGAGATCGTCTCCGGCGCGTTGGAGCCCGGCACGCCGCTGGACGAGAACGAGCTGGCCCGGCGGTTCGGCGTCTCACGCACGCCGGTGCGTGAGGCCATCCGGCAGCTTGCGGCATCGGGGCTGGTGATGTCGCGGGCGCATCGCGGCGCGGTGGTGGCCCTGCCCACCCCGCGCGAGCTGGACGACATGTTTCGCGCCATGGCCGAGCTGGAGGCGCTGTGCGCCGGCCTCTGCGCCATCGAGATGACGCCCGAGGACCGGCGGCAGTTGCAGGCGCTTCATGAGCGCATGGGCCAGATGATGCGCGACGGCCTGCGCGACCAGTATGCCGCCGCCAATGACGTCTTCCACGGGCTGATCTATACCGGCACCGGCAACAGCTATCTGGCCGAGATGGCGCTGGCGACCCGGGTGCGGGTGTCCCCCTTCCGCCGCGCCCAGTTCCGCGCCCGCGGCCGTCTGGCCCAGTCGAACCGCGAGCATGAAGCGGTGGTCCAGGCGATCATGCGCGGCGACCGCCAGACCGCGACCGATCTGATGCGCGACCACATCATGATCGTGAAGGATGCCTATGCCAGCGTGTCGCTGCGCGACTGA
- a CDS encoding dipeptide ABC transporter ATP-binding protein: MTADTTTTTTTSQPAIAAAPDQNPPLLDIRGLTVEFATRNGTVQAVTSIDISVARGETIGIVGESGSGKSVTSYAVMRILDRAGRIADGAVSFGGIDLRAAPESVVRELRGREMSMIFQNPRAALNPIRPIGRQIEDVLLEHLQADRNNARARAIDALRKVRIGDPERRYHAYPFELSGGMCQRVVIAMAIACQPQLLIADEPTTGLDVTTQKTVMDLIVDLTRERGMSTILITHDLGLAAAYCDRVVVMEKGRVVETASAATIFSKPTHPYTRKLMRATPRPGGSLRALLPEGTGKADETMRSSQPPGDDLMVVRDLVKAYPRKGGSSDMVRRLLRRDAIPQDTSPFRAVDGISFTVGRGETLGLVGESGCGKSTTSMMITRLADITSGSIIFDGTDIGAIPATRFARMDLRRRIQMVFQDPTDSLNPRYTAARAIMDPLLRLGPPQPAAALRARCAELADLVGLPVHLLDRFPHQLSGGQKARVGIARAIALNPDLVILDEPTAALDVSVQAVVLNLLQDLKQRLSMSYIFVSHDLNVVRLLCDRVIVMRGGRIVEQGPTDSVLNTPTSDYTRELLSAIPHPPH; the protein is encoded by the coding sequence ATGACCGCAGACACAACCACGACCACGACCACCAGCCAGCCCGCCATCGCCGCCGCGCCGGACCAGAACCCGCCCCTGCTCGACATCCGCGGGCTGACGGTGGAATTCGCCACCCGCAACGGCACCGTCCAGGCGGTGACGTCGATCGACATCAGCGTCGCCAGGGGCGAGACCATCGGCATCGTCGGCGAAAGCGGGTCCGGCAAGTCGGTCACCTCCTATGCGGTGATGCGCATTCTGGACCGGGCCGGGCGGATCGCCGACGGCGCGGTCAGCTTCGGCGGCATCGACCTGCGTGCGGCACCTGAAAGCGTGGTCCGCGAGCTGCGCGGCCGCGAGATGTCGATGATCTTCCAGAACCCGCGCGCGGCGCTGAACCCGATCCGTCCGATCGGCCGGCAGATCGAAGACGTTCTGCTGGAACATCTTCAGGCCGATCGCAATAATGCTCGCGCCCGGGCCATCGACGCCCTGCGCAAGGTGCGCATCGGCGATCCTGAGCGGCGCTATCATGCCTATCCGTTCGAATTGTCGGGCGGCATGTGCCAGCGGGTGGTGATCGCCATGGCCATCGCCTGCCAGCCGCAATTGCTGATCGCCGACGAGCCCACCACCGGCCTCGACGTCACCACCCAGAAGACCGTGATGGACCTGATCGTCGACCTGACCCGGGAACGCGGCATGTCGACCATCCTGATCACCCATGACCTGGGCCTTGCCGCCGCCTATTGCGACCGGGTGGTGGTGATGGAGAAGGGCCGGGTGGTGGAAACCGCCAGCGCAGCAACGATCTTCTCGAAACCCACCCACCCTTACACCCGCAAGCTGATGCGCGCGACGCCACGGCCCGGCGGCAGCTTGCGGGCCCTACTGCCTGAAGGTACCGGCAAGGCCGATGAGACCATGCGCAGTAGCCAGCCGCCCGGCGATGATCTGATGGTGGTGCGCGATCTGGTAAAGGCCTATCCGCGCAAGGGCGGGTCGTCGGATATGGTTCGCCGGCTGTTGCGACGCGACGCCATCCCGCAAGATACCAGCCCGTTCCGGGCGGTCGACGGCATCTCGTTCACGGTCGGGCGCGGCGAGACGCTGGGGCTGGTGGGGGAAAGCGGCTGCGGCAAATCCACCACATCGATGATGATCACCCGGCTTGCCGACATCACATCGGGCAGCATCATCTTCGACGGCACCGACATCGGCGCCATCCCGGCAACCCGCTTCGCCCGCATGGATCTGCGCCGCCGCATTCAGATGGTGTTCCAGGATCCGACCGACAGCCTCAACCCCCGCTATACGGCGGCGCGCGCGATCATGGACCCGCTGCTCCGGCTGGGCCCGCCGCAGCCGGCCGCAGCATTGCGGGCGCGCTGCGCCGAACTCGCCGATCTGGTCGGCCTGCCGGTGCATCTGCTGGACCGCTTTCCCCACCAGCTCTCAGGCGGCCAGAAGGCGCGGGTCGGCATCGCGCGGGCGATCGCGCTCAACCCCGATCTGGTCATTCTGGATGAACCGACCGCGGCGCTCGACGTTTCGGTGCAGGCCGTGGTGCTCAATCTGTTGCAGGATCTCAAACAGCGGCTGAGCATGAGCTATATCTTCGTCAGCCACGACCTGAACGTGGTACGGCTGCTGTGCGACCGGGTGATCGTGATGCGCGGCGGCCGGATCGTCGAACAGGGGCCGACCGATAGCGTGCTGAACACCCCGACCAGCGACTATACCCGCGAGCTGCTGTCTGCCATTCCCCATCCGCCACACTGA